One genomic segment of Alphaproteobacteria bacterium includes these proteins:
- a CDS encoding heme lyase CcmF/NrfE family subunit, which translates to MAPELGHIALILALCVALIQSVLPLAGAQARDPALMATAKPAAYAQFFLVALAFGCLIYSFVVSDFTVENVVRNSHSAKPMLYKVSGSWGNHEGSMVLWALILALFGAAVAAFGRNLPPGLKARTLSIQAMIGVAFLAFIVFTSNPFNRVFPPPPDGQDLNPLLQDPGLAFHPPLLYLGYVGFSIVFAFAMAALIEGRVDAAWARWVRPWTLAAWSALTGGIALGSWWAYYELGWGGWWFWDPVENASFMPWLVGAALLHSAIVAEKRDALKTWTILLAILAFALSLVGTFLVRSGILTSVHAFAVDPKRGVFILAILVIAVGGSLALYAWRAPMLKGGGLFQPISREGGLVLNNLLLGTATATVFIGTLYPLFLEAIGGAKVSVGPPFFNATFVPLMVPLLIAVSFGPMMGWKRAELGAVFQRLWVALALSLGVILLTLAVDNTRHVLAALAMGLAAWLIFGALVEWAERVKLFRAPLATVWSRAVNLPRAAWGMTIAHAGLGLMVLGITGSTAWQTEVIRLVRAGDAFDVAGYSFVFKGTQRQEGPNYIATRAVFEVYKNERLYAVMTPEKRLFPAAGSTTTEASIRTNLLADLYATIGDPEGAGQPGASGPPAFLTMAGQDVAWTARIYHNPLVPWVWLGALVMMIGAGVSLTDRRHRVGAPQRLPHAALPTAAE; encoded by the coding sequence ATGGCGCCCGAGCTTGGCCATATCGCGTTGATCCTGGCACTTTGCGTGGCGCTGATCCAATCGGTGCTACCGCTGGCGGGCGCGCAAGCGCGCGACCCCGCCTTGATGGCGACGGCCAAGCCCGCGGCCTATGCGCAGTTCTTCCTGGTCGCCTTGGCGTTCGGCTGCCTGATCTATTCCTTCGTCGTTTCCGACTTCACGGTCGAAAACGTGGTGCGCAACTCGCACTCCGCGAAGCCCATGCTCTACAAGGTCAGCGGTTCGTGGGGAAATCACGAAGGCTCGATGGTGCTGTGGGCGCTGATCCTGGCGCTGTTCGGGGCGGCCGTCGCCGCGTTCGGGCGCAATCTGCCGCCGGGTTTGAAGGCGCGCACCTTGTCGATCCAGGCGATGATCGGTGTGGCCTTCCTCGCCTTCATCGTGTTCACGTCGAACCCGTTCAATCGCGTGTTCCCGCCGCCGCCGGACGGGCAGGACCTCAATCCGTTGTTGCAGGATCCCGGTCTCGCCTTCCATCCGCCGCTGCTTTATCTCGGCTATGTCGGCTTCTCGATCGTGTTCGCCTTCGCGATGGCGGCGTTGATCGAAGGCCGCGTGGATGCCGCCTGGGCGCGCTGGGTGCGGCCCTGGACGCTGGCCGCGTGGTCGGCGCTGACCGGCGGCATCGCGCTCGGCTCCTGGTGGGCCTATTACGAATTGGGCTGGGGCGGCTGGTGGTTCTGGGACCCGGTCGAGAACGCCAGCTTCATGCCCTGGCTGGTCGGTGCCGCGTTGCTGCATTCGGCGATCGTCGCGGAAAAGCGCGACGCGCTGAAGACCTGGACGATCCTGCTCGCCATTCTCGCTTTCGCGCTGTCGCTGGTCGGCACGTTCCTCGTGCGATCGGGCATTCTCACCTCCGTCCACGCTTTCGCGGTCGATCCCAAGCGCGGCGTGTTCATCCTGGCGATTCTGGTGATCGCCGTCGGCGGCTCGCTGGCGCTGTACGCATGGCGTGCCCCGATGCTGAAAGGCGGCGGCTTGTTCCAGCCGATCAGCCGCGAAGGCGGGCTGGTGCTGAACAATCTGCTGCTGGGCACGGCGACCGCGACCGTGTTCATCGGCACGCTGTATCCCTTGTTCCTGGAAGCGATCGGCGGCGCCAAGGTTTCGGTCGGCCCGCCCTTCTTCAACGCGACCTTCGTGCCGTTGATGGTGCCGCTGCTGATCGCCGTGTCGTTCGGGCCGATGATGGGCTGGAAGCGCGCGGAACTGGGGGCGGTGTTCCAGCGCCTGTGGGTGGCACTCGCACTCAGCCTCGGCGTGATCCTGCTGACGCTCGCCGTCGACAATACCCGCCATGTCCTCGCCGCGTTGGCGATGGGCCTCGCCGCATGGCTGATCTTCGGCGCGTTGGTCGAATGGGCGGAACGCGTGAAGCTGTTTCGCGCCCCGCTCGCCACCGTGTGGTCGCGCGCGGTCAATCTGCCGCGCGCCGCCTGGGGCATGACCATCGCGCATGCGGGGCTGGGCCTGATGGTGCTCGGCATCACCGGCTCGACCGCGTGGCAGACCGAAGTGATCCGATTGGTACGCGCGGGCGACGCGTTCGACGTCGCGGGCTATAGCTTCGTGTTCAAAGGCACGCAGCGCCAGGAAGGACCGAACTACATCGCCACGCGCGCGGTGTTCGAGGTTTACAAGAACGAACGCCTTTACGCGGTGATGACGCCGGAGAAACGCCTGTTCCCGGCGGCGGGTTCGACGACGACCGAAGCCTCGATCCGCACGAATCTGCTGGCCGATCTTTACGCCACGATCGGCGATCCCGAGGGCGCGGGCCAGCCCGGCGCTTCGGGTCCGCCCGCCTTCCTGACCATGGCGGGCCAGGACGTCGCGTGGACCGCGCGCATCTATCACAACCCGCTGGTCCCCTGGGTGTGGCTGGGCGCGCTGGTGATGATGATCGGCGCGGGCGTATCGCTCACCGACCGGCGCCATCGCGTGGGCGCCCCACAGCGTTTGCCGCACGCCGCACTGCCGACGGCGGCCGAATGA
- the ccmE gene encoding cytochrome c maturation protein CcmE, with translation MAVLLLAMIGLGTAAALTLTAFDDHLVFFRTPTDVATHKAPLDRQMRIGGLVEEGSLERVTGSTEVKFRVTDLEHAVPVVYRGVLPDLFREGQGVVANGKLAADGVFTASEVLARHDENYMPPEVAEALKRSGRWQHTEPPGAKN, from the coding sequence ATGGCCGTGCTGCTGCTGGCGATGATCGGTCTCGGGACCGCCGCCGCGTTGACGCTGACGGCGTTCGACGATCATCTCGTGTTCTTCCGTACGCCGACCGACGTGGCGACGCATAAGGCGCCGCTCGACCGCCAGATGCGCATCGGCGGCTTGGTCGAAGAAGGCTCGCTGGAACGCGTCACGGGCAGCACCGAAGTCAAATTCCGCGTGACCGATCTGGAGCACGCCGTGCCCGTCGTCTATCGCGGCGTGTTGCCCGATCTGTTCCGCGAAGGCCAAGGTGTGGTCGCCAACGGCAAGCTCGCGGCCGACGGCGTGTTCACCGCCAGCGAAGTGCTGGCGCGCCACGACGAAAACTACATGCCGCCCGAAGTCGCCGAAGCGCTGAAGCGTTCGGGGCGCTGGCAGCATACCGAACCGCCGGGGGCGAAGAACTGA
- the ccmD gene encoding heme exporter protein CcmD, giving the protein MSEYFAMGGYAIYVWTSYALTAVVVIGLGVSSWRRLRGLEADLAAFEREDAP; this is encoded by the coding sequence ATGAGCGAGTATTTCGCCATGGGCGGCTACGCGATCTATGTGTGGACGAGCTACGCGCTGACGGCCGTGGTGGTGATCGGCCTGGGCGTGTCGAGCTGGCGCCGTTTGCGCGGGCTGGAAGCCGATCTCGCCGCGTTCGAGCGCGAGGACGCGCCATGA
- a CDS encoding heme ABC transporter permease: protein MPVNWHRFASPANFKRLSARIFPWAAGGAALCLGYGLYQALFVSPPDYQQGQSVRIMYIHVPAAWMAMFVYANLALAGAATLVWRHPLAEVAGRAIAPIGAAFTFLCLATGSLWGKPMWGTWWEWDARLTSVLILFFVYLAYMALNNAFDDATRGSRASAVLALVGAVNLPIIKFSVDWWNTLHQPASVMRLDGPAIHPSMLWPLLAMAVGYTLLFVVLALVRIQAELIERRLGALVQARLSGSPAL, encoded by the coding sequence TTGCCCGTGAATTGGCATCGTTTCGCCAGCCCCGCCAATTTCAAGCGGTTGTCCGCCCGGATCTTTCCCTGGGCGGCCGGCGGCGCGGCGTTGTGCCTGGGCTACGGCTTGTATCAAGCGCTGTTCGTTTCGCCGCCCGACTACCAGCAAGGGCAGAGCGTACGGATCATGTATATCCACGTGCCCGCCGCTTGGATGGCGATGTTCGTCTACGCGAATCTCGCATTGGCGGGGGCGGCGACGCTCGTTTGGCGCCATCCGTTGGCGGAAGTCGCGGGCCGCGCCATCGCACCCATCGGGGCGGCGTTCACCTTCCTGTGCCTCGCCACCGGCTCGCTGTGGGGCAAGCCGATGTGGGGCACGTGGTGGGAATGGGATGCGCGCCTGACCTCGGTGCTGATCCTGTTCTTCGTCTATCTCGCCTATATGGCGCTCAACAACGCGTTCGACGACGCGACGCGAGGGAGCCGCGCTTCCGCCGTGCTCGCCCTCGTCGGTGCCGTCAATCTGCCGATCATCAAATTCTCGGTCGATTGGTGGAACACGCTGCATCAGCCCGCCTCGGTGATGCGGCTCGACGGGCCGGCGATCCATCCGTCGATGCTGTGGCCGTTGCTGGCGATGGCGGTCGGCTACACGCTGCTCTTTGTTGTGTTGGCGCTGGTGCGCATCCAAGCCGAATTGATCGAGCGGCGCTTGGGCGCCCTCGTCCAGGCGCGCTTGTCGGGGAGCCCCGCGCTATGA
- the ccmB gene encoding heme exporter protein CcmB, whose product MSAAFALIARDVRMAWRHPNEIATILAFFVIAASLFPFGIGPEPQILARVAIGIVWVTALLACLMSLDRLFQAEAEDGSLDLLVTAPAPLELLALAKVAAQWITTALPLIAISPIVATMLHLPAEGYATLLLTLVLGTPGLSLFGGIGAALSVNARRGGALLALIVLPLTVPILIFAVAAVDAAIAGLSPRPHLFLLAGLSVFALTIAPFAMAASLRQAAE is encoded by the coding sequence ATGAGCGCCGCTTTCGCCCTGATCGCGCGCGATGTGCGGATGGCTTGGCGCCACCCGAACGAGATCGCGACGATCCTCGCCTTCTTCGTCATCGCCGCGTCGCTTTTTCCGTTCGGCATCGGGCCCGAGCCGCAAATCCTGGCGCGCGTCGCCATCGGCATCGTGTGGGTGACCGCCTTGCTCGCGTGCCTCATGTCGCTCGACCGCTTGTTCCAGGCGGAGGCGGAGGACGGCTCGCTCGATTTGCTGGTCACAGCGCCTGCACCGCTCGAACTTCTCGCTTTGGCCAAAGTCGCGGCGCAATGGATCACCACGGCGCTGCCGTTGATCGCGATTTCGCCCATCGTCGCGACGATGCTGCATCTGCCGGCGGAAGGTTACGCGACGCTGCTGCTGACCCTGGTGCTGGGCACGCCCGGCCTGTCGCTGTTCGGCGGGATCGGCGCCGCTTTGTCGGTCAATGCGCGGCGCGGCGGCGCGCTGCTCGCCCTGATCGTACTGCCGCTGACGGTACCCATCCTGATTTTCGCGGTCGCGGCGGTCGATGCGGCGATCGCGGGGCTGAGCCCGCGCCCCCATCTTTTCCTGCTGGCGGGCTTGTCGGTCTTCGCCCTGACGATCGCCCCCTTCGCCATGGCGGCATCGTTGCGCCAGGCGGCGGAATAA
- the ccmA gene encoding heme ABC exporter ATP-binding protein CcmA, producing the protein MIGRAAFEAHDLACLRGGRIVFRQLDFRAEAGGLLVLRGPNGAGKSSLLRMMAGLIGPAHGALLWNGEDIADDPDAHRARVSYAGHSDALKPALTIAEHLVFHARLRGQAADKIGAALDAFALTKLADLPARLLSQGQRKRVALARLIAAPAPLWLLDEPTNGLDAESTARLETAIAAHRESGGIVVAATHLDFAGAEAVTLTLGERKAA; encoded by the coding sequence ATGATCGGTCGCGCCGCGTTCGAAGCCCATGATCTCGCCTGTCTGCGCGGCGGGCGGATCGTGTTCCGGCAATTGGATTTCCGCGCCGAGGCCGGCGGCTTGCTGGTGCTGCGCGGCCCCAACGGCGCGGGCAAATCCAGTCTGCTGCGGATGATGGCGGGCTTGATCGGGCCCGCGCATGGCGCGCTGCTGTGGAACGGCGAAGACATCGCCGACGATCCCGACGCGCACCGCGCGCGCGTTTCCTATGCGGGGCATAGCGACGCGCTGAAACCCGCCCTCACCATCGCCGAGCATCTGGTTTTTCACGCACGCTTGCGCGGCCAAGCGGCCGACAAGATCGGCGCGGCACTCGACGCGTTCGCGCTGACCAAACTTGCCGATCTGCCGGCAAGGTTGTTGAGCCAAGGCCAGCGCAAGCGCGTGGCGCTCGCGCGGTTGATCGCCGCCCCCGCGCCCTTGTGGCTGCTCGACGAGCCGACCAACGGGCTCGACGCGGAGTCGACCGCGCGTTTGGAAACCGCCATCGCGGCACATCGCGAAAGCGGCGGCATCGTCGTCGCCGCGACGCATTTGGATTTCGCGGGCGCCGAAGCCGTCACGTTGACGCTGGGCGAACGGAAAGCCGCATGA
- a CDS encoding AMP-binding protein: MSAFYDARETRDAAAREAELFVGLRQQIAHAKANAPYFTRTLAGVDPASIVDRAALAALPVLRKSDLIELQKNSAPFGGLTAVASGALGRIFMSPGPIYDPEGKRGDYWRMARALWAAGFRRGMIVHNAFSYHLTPAGSMLEMAAQAIGCAVVPAGVGNTELQLRAIADIKPDAYVGTPSFLKILLEKAAETGSDISSIKRAVVSGEALPKALRAEFTARGIAVLQCYATADLGLIGYESAADEGLILDESVLVEIVRPGTGEPLAQGEVGEVVVTTLTPEYPLIRFATGDLSTFVPGVSACGRTNARLRGWMGRADQTTKVKGMFVHPGQVAEAAKRSGLAKFRLVVTRDGDNDLMTLRVEAPPSDSLAAKLASDLTALTKLKGAIEFAKPGTLPNDGKVIEDLRKYD, from the coding sequence GTGAGCGCATTCTACGATGCACGCGAAACCCGCGATGCCGCCGCGCGCGAAGCGGAGCTATTCGTGGGTCTGCGCCAGCAGATCGCGCATGCCAAGGCGAACGCGCCTTATTTCACTCGCACGCTGGCGGGCGTCGATCCTGCATCAATCGTCGATCGCGCGGCGCTGGCCGCGTTGCCGGTATTGCGTAAATCCGATCTGATCGAGTTGCAGAAGAACTCGGCCCCCTTCGGCGGTTTGACCGCCGTGGCGAGCGGCGCGCTGGGCCGCATCTTCATGTCGCCGGGCCCGATCTACGATCCCGAAGGCAAGCGCGGCGATTACTGGCGCATGGCGCGCGCGTTATGGGCGGCGGGTTTCCGGCGCGGGATGATCGTGCACAACGCCTTCAGCTATCATTTGACCCCGGCCGGTTCGATGCTGGAAATGGCCGCCCAAGCGATCGGCTGCGCGGTCGTCCCCGCCGGGGTTGGCAACACCGAGCTGCAACTACGCGCCATCGCCGACATAAAGCCCGACGCCTATGTCGGTACGCCGTCGTTCCTGAAAATCCTGTTGGAGAAAGCGGCGGAGACCGGCAGCGATATTTCGTCGATCAAACGCGCGGTCGTGTCGGGCGAAGCTTTGCCCAAAGCCTTGCGCGCCGAGTTCACGGCGCGCGGCATCGCCGTGCTGCAATGCTACGCGACCGCCGATCTGGGTTTGATCGGCTACGAGAGTGCGGCCGACGAAGGCTTGATCCTCGACGAATCGGTTCTGGTCGAGATCGTGCGGCCGGGAACCGGCGAGCCCTTGGCGCAAGGCGAGGTCGGCGAAGTCGTCGTGACGACGCTCACGCCCGAATATCCGTTGATCCGCTTCGCCACCGGGGACCTATCGACGTTCGTGCCCGGTGTTTCCGCTTGCGGACGCACGAATGCGCGACTGCGCGGCTGGATGGGCCGCGCCGATCAGACGACGAAGGTGAAGGGCATGTTCGTCCATCCCGGCCAAGTGGCCGAGGCGGCGAAACGATCCGGCCTCGCGAAATTCCGCTTGGTCGTGACGCGCGACGGCGACAACGATTTGATGACCCTGCGCGTCGAAGCGCCGCCAAGCGATTCGCTTGCCGCCAAGCTGGCGAGCGACCTCACGGCGCTCACCAAGCTCAAAGGGGCGATCGAATTTGCGAAGCCGGGCACCCTGCCGAATGACGGCAAGGTGATCGAGGATCTGCGGAAATACGATTGA
- a CDS encoding ABC transporter ATP-binding protein translates to MLAVRNIEVIYDHVILVLKGVSLDVPKGGIVALLGANGAGKSTTLKSISNLLRAERGDVTKGTIEYKGQRIDGLTPNDLVKRGVIQVMEGRHCFGHLTVEENLLTGAYTRGDGRTAIARDLEKVYAYFPRLKERRKSLAGYTSGGEQQMTAIGRALMAAPETILLDEPSMGLAPLLVEEIFEIVARLNREQGVSFLLAEQNTSIALRHAHYGYILENGRVVLDGTAEALRGNADVKEFYLGVSGAGRKSFRDVKHYKRRKRWLA, encoded by the coding sequence TTGCTCGCCGTCCGCAATATCGAAGTCATCTACGACCACGTGATCCTGGTGCTGAAGGGCGTGAGCCTGGACGTGCCCAAGGGCGGCATCGTGGCGTTGCTGGGCGCCAACGGTGCGGGCAAATCGACGACGCTCAAATCGATTTCCAATCTGCTGCGCGCCGAGCGCGGCGACGTGACCAAAGGCACGATCGAATACAAGGGTCAGCGCATCGACGGGCTGACCCCCAACGATCTGGTCAAGCGCGGTGTGATCCAAGTGATGGAAGGCCGCCATTGCTTCGGCCATCTGACGGTCGAGGAGAATCTGCTGACCGGCGCCTATACCCGCGGCGACGGGCGCACGGCGATCGCGCGCGATCTCGAAAAGGTCTACGCCTATTTCCCGCGCTTGAAAGAACGGCGCAAATCGCTAGCGGGCTACACCTCGGGCGGCGAACAGCAAATGACGGCGATCGGCCGCGCGCTGATGGCCGCCCCGGAAACGATCCTGCTCGACGAACCTTCGATGGGCCTCGCCCCGCTGCTGGTCGAGGAGATTTTCGAGATCGTCGCGCGGCTCAATCGCGAACAGGGCGTGTCGTTCCTGCTGGCCGAGCAGAACACGTCGATCGCGCTGCGCCACGCGCATTACGGCTATATCTTGGAAAACGGGCGCGTCGTGCTCGACGGTACGGCCGAAGCGTTACGCGGCAACGCGGACGTGAAGGAGTTCTATCTCGGCGTTTCGGGCGCGGGCCGCAAATCCTTCCGCGACGTCAAACACTACAAACGCCGCAAACGGTGGCTGGCGTGA
- a CDS encoding ABC transporter substrate-binding protein: MKFAKLGLVFAAAAVAAGALSAPTPVLAQAQEQFIPALVYRTGPFGPNGTPFADGFVDYFKMINARDGGVNGVKLTWEECETAYNTDRGVECYERLKGRGSLGATAIVPLSTGITYALIERTAADKIPLLTSGYGRSDSSDGRVFPWTFTLPATYFSQMDAIVSFIKSKEGGNLRGKKISYIYHDSAFGKEPLPVIQRLAKEQGFELSEFPVPNPGVEQKAIWLRIGRQIRPNYVIMWGWGIMNPTAIQEAASVGFPRDKFIGVWWAGSEQDVTPPGDLAKGYLAANFHGSGKDYKVIRDIENHVHKAGQATGDGKHIGTVLYNRGAVNAAMIVEAVRTAQEKHGKGKAMTGAQVRDGFEALNLDTTRLASMGFEGFMPPLKLSCGDHEGGGIVRIQQWDGKKWNWASDWIEPNRKMVREMYEASSGQYAREKNVTLRNCANQS; this comes from the coding sequence ATGAAGTTCGCGAAACTCGGGCTCGTCTTCGCCGCCGCGGCTGTCGCCGCCGGTGCGCTGTCGGCCCCGACACCGGTCCTGGCCCAAGCCCAGGAACAATTCATCCCCGCCCTCGTCTACCGCACCGGACCTTTCGGCCCGAACGGCACGCCCTTCGCCGACGGCTTCGTCGATTACTTCAAGATGATCAACGCGCGTGACGGCGGCGTGAACGGCGTGAAATTGACTTGGGAGGAATGCGAGACCGCCTACAACACCGATCGCGGCGTCGAATGCTACGAACGCCTGAAGGGCCGCGGGTCGTTGGGCGCCACGGCGATCGTGCCGCTGTCGACGGGCATCACCTACGCGCTGATCGAGCGCACGGCGGCGGATAAGATCCCGCTGCTCACCTCCGGCTATGGGCGCTCGGATTCCTCCGACGGGCGGGTCTTCCCGTGGACCTTCACGTTGCCGGCCACCTATTTCTCGCAGATGGACGCCATCGTGTCGTTCATCAAAAGCAAGGAAGGCGGCAATCTGCGCGGCAAGAAGATCAGCTACATCTATCACGACAGCGCCTTCGGCAAGGAACCGCTGCCGGTGATCCAGCGCCTGGCGAAGGAACAGGGATTCGAGCTTTCCGAATTCCCCGTTCCCAATCCCGGCGTGGAGCAGAAAGCGATCTGGCTGCGCATCGGCCGGCAGATCCGCCCCAACTACGTGATCATGTGGGGCTGGGGCATCATGAACCCGACCGCGATTCAGGAAGCGGCGTCCGTCGGCTTCCCGCGCGACAAGTTCATCGGCGTGTGGTGGGCGGGTTCCGAACAGGACGTGACCCCGCCCGGCGATCTCGCCAAGGGCTATCTCGCGGCGAATTTCCACGGCTCGGGCAAGGACTACAAAGTCATCCGCGACATCGAGAACCATGTCCATAAAGCGGGCCAAGCCACCGGCGACGGCAAGCATATCGGCACGGTTCTCTATAATCGCGGTGCGGTGAACGCGGCGATGATCGTCGAGGCCGTGCGCACCGCGCAGGAAAAGCACGGCAAGGGCAAGGCCATGACGGGGGCGCAAGTGCGCGACGGGTTCGAGGCGCTGAACCTCGACACCACGCGCCTCGCGTCGATGGGCTTCGAAGGCTTCATGCCGCCCTTGAAGCTTTCCTGTGGCGATCACGAAGGCGGGGGCATCGTCCGTATCCAGCAATGGGACGGCAAGAAGTGGAATTGGGCGTCCGACTGGATCGAGCCCAACCGCAAGATGGTCCGCGAAATGTACGAGGCGAGCTCCGGGCAGTACGCGCGCGAGAAGAACGTGACTCTGCGCAACTGCGCCAACCAGAGCTGA
- a CDS encoding aquaporin family protein, which produces MTRGERLLAEFAGTAFLLAAVVGSGIMAERLADGNVALALLANAFATAGVLYALIATFGPVSGAHFNPLVSLAMVGRGDLPKADLAPYIAAQIAGAVLGVVIAHLMFGLPPLMEGVKIRSGASQFLAEIVASCGLLMIVLRVSAAQAPSAVACYIAGAYWFTASTSFANPAVTLARALTDSFAGIRSADVPAFVAAQLIGLGIAYFALRRAR; this is translated from the coding sequence GTGACGCGCGGCGAAAGGCTGCTTGCCGAGTTCGCGGGTACGGCGTTTCTGCTCGCCGCCGTCGTCGGTTCGGGCATCATGGCCGAACGTCTCGCGGACGGAAACGTGGCGCTGGCGCTGCTCGCCAACGCGTTCGCGACGGCGGGCGTGCTCTATGCGCTGATCGCCACGTTCGGCCCCGTCTCGGGGGCCCATTTCAATCCGCTGGTGTCATTGGCGATGGTCGGCCGCGGCGATCTGCCCAAAGCCGATCTTGCCCCTTACATCGCCGCGCAGATCGCGGGTGCGGTGCTGGGCGTCGTGATCGCGCATTTGATGTTCGGCCTGCCGCCGCTGATGGAAGGCGTAAAAATACGCAGCGGAGCGAGCCAGTTCCTGGCGGAAATCGTCGCGAGCTGCGGCCTGCTGATGATCGTGCTGCGCGTTTCGGCGGCCCAAGCGCCTTCCGCCGTCGCTTGCTACATCGCCGGCGCCTATTGGTTCACGGCGTCGACCAGTTTCGCGAATCCGGCGGTGACGCTGGCGCGCGCGCTGACGGACAGTTTCGCCGGTATCCGCTCTGCGGACGTGCCCGCCTTCGTCGCCGCGCAATTGATCGGACTGGGCATTGCGTATTTCGCGCTGCGGCGGGCCCGATAA
- a CDS encoding arsenate reductase ArsC yields the protein MTDDVKNVLFLCTHNSARSVMAEALLNKHGKGRFKAYSAGSFPSGRINPFVEALLQRMGFDTSGFRSKSWDEFAKPGAPVMHFVFTVCDQAAGEACPIWPGQPMTAHWGFPDPSGVQGSDAEKAAFTADVFRMIERRIQIFANLPLATLSKLEIQRKIDEMGKNKEPA from the coding sequence ATGACCGACGATGTCAAAAACGTCCTGTTCTTGTGCACCCACAACTCCGCGCGTTCGGTGATGGCCGAAGCGCTGCTGAACAAGCACGGGAAGGGCCGCTTCAAGGCCTATAGCGCGGGGTCTTTCCCGTCGGGGCGGATCAACCCGTTCGTCGAAGCGCTGCTGCAACGCATGGGCTTCGACACGTCCGGCTTCCGATCGAAAAGCTGGGACGAATTCGCCAAGCCGGGCGCGCCGGTGATGCATTTCGTGTTCACGGTCTGCGATCAGGCGGCGGGTGAAGCCTGCCCGATTTGGCCCGGCCAGCCGATGACCGCGCATTGGGGCTTCCCCGATCCGTCGGGCGTCCAGGGCAGCGACGCGGAAAAAGCGGCCTTCACCGCCGACGTGTTCCGCATGATCGAGCGGCGCATTCAAATTTTCGCCAATCTGCCGCTGGCGACGCTGTCGAAGCTGGAGATCCAGCGCAAGATCGACGAGATGGGCAAGAACAAGGAACCGGCGTGA
- a CDS encoding helix-turn-helix transcriptional regulator: MKDTHVIDALGALAQATRLGAFRALVAAGPDGLAAGDLARALDVPPPTLSFHLRDLENAGLIASTREGRSIRYTADFEAMTALVGFLTDNCCGGNPALCAPAKVCPPVKSPAPRTKSAVR, from the coding sequence ATGAAAGATACGCATGTCATCGACGCGCTCGGCGCCTTGGCGCAAGCGACACGGCTGGGGGCCTTCCGCGCCCTCGTCGCCGCCGGGCCGGATGGACTTGCGGCCGGCGATCTGGCCCGCGCGCTGGACGTGCCGCCGCCCACGCTTTCGTTCCATCTGCGCGATCTGGAAAACGCCGGCCTGATCGCCTCGACGCGCGAAGGACGTTCGATCCGCTACACGGCGGATTTCGAAGCGATGACCGCTTTGGTCGGCTTCCTGACCGACAATTGCTGCGGCGGCAATCCCGCCCTTTGCGCGCCGGCGAAAGTCTGCCCGCCCGTCAAATCCCCTGCCCCTCGAACCAAGAGCGCCGTGCGATGA
- a CDS encoding helix-turn-helix transcriptional regulator, with product MKTETAAAHLEALGNSTRLAIFRLLVRAGEEGLPVGRIQQRLDLPGSTLSHHLKALCAAGLVRQTRERTTLICTADFKLMRGLVDFLVAECCVESSCAARDGKAA from the coding sequence ATGAAGACCGAAACCGCCGCCGCACATCTCGAAGCCTTGGGCAATTCCACGCGCCTGGCGATTTTCCGTCTGCTCGTGCGCGCGGGCGAGGAAGGCTTGCCCGTGGGCCGCATCCAGCAGCGTTTGGACTTGCCCGGCTCCACGCTGTCGCACCATCTGAAGGCGCTGTGCGCGGCCGGTCTCGTCCGGCAAACGCGCGAGCGTACGACGCTGATCTGCACCGCCGACTTCAAGCTGATGCGCGGGCTGGTCGATTTCCTCGTGGCCGAGTGCTGCGTCGAATCGAGCTGCGCCGCGCGCGACGGCAAAGCCGCGTGA